The Marivivens sp. LCG002 genome contains a region encoding:
- the xdhA gene encoding xanthine dehydrogenase small subunit — translation MDIEFLLNGETIRLTTAPTRTLLEWLREERDLKGTKEGCNEGDCGACTVVVQDENGIKALNACILFLPQLHGKAVRTVEALGSNGLHPVQTAMIEHHGSQCGFCTPGIVASLVAGHAQGRTDHDTVLAGNLCRCTGYAPIIRAAQAAEGAERPDWIEEDHQKLSTLRAPAPFAPQTSDELAAWYVDHPDAQLIAGATDVGLWVTKQLRELPNVAFLGKCSDLQHIRDLGDRLWIGAAVTMTALRSALLESHPTYAELIRRYASEQVRNAATIGGNIANGSPIGDNPPALIAMGAQLQLRQGDARRSLALEDFFIDYGKQDRRNGEFVEAVLIPKTVPDFKCYKISKRFDQDISAVLGCFNVTVENGTVTAARIAFGGMAATPKLATHAMQAMVGETWSTDTINRAKAAMEKDFRPISDMRASAGYRLEVAKSLFDRYFAERAGQVVNVLEVRA, via the coding sequence ATGGATATCGAGTTTCTTCTGAACGGAGAGACCATTCGGTTGACCACCGCGCCGACTCGGACTTTGCTCGAGTGGCTGCGTGAAGAGCGCGATTTGAAAGGCACCAAAGAGGGATGCAACGAAGGCGACTGCGGGGCCTGCACCGTGGTGGTTCAGGATGAAAACGGGATCAAGGCGCTCAATGCCTGCATTCTCTTTTTGCCGCAACTTCACGGCAAAGCGGTGCGCACGGTCGAAGCGCTCGGATCGAATGGCCTTCACCCCGTTCAAACGGCCATGATCGAACATCACGGGTCTCAATGCGGGTTCTGCACACCCGGGATTGTGGCCTCGCTGGTTGCGGGTCATGCGCAGGGACGGACAGATCACGATACCGTTCTGGCAGGAAACCTTTGCCGCTGCACCGGTTACGCCCCCATCATAAGGGCCGCCCAAGCCGCCGAAGGTGCCGAGCGCCCCGACTGGATCGAGGAGGATCACCAAAAGCTCTCGACCCTCAGGGCGCCCGCGCCCTTTGCACCGCAGACCTCGGACGAACTTGCCGCTTGGTATGTCGATCATCCCGATGCCCAACTGATCGCAGGTGCGACGGATGTCGGTCTTTGGGTCACAAAGCAGCTCAGAGAATTGCCGAACGTCGCGTTCCTCGGGAAATGTAGCGATCTTCAGCATATCCGCGATTTGGGGGACCGCCTTTGGATCGGCGCGGCTGTCACCATGACCGCGCTTCGTTCGGCTTTGCTCGAAAGCCATCCGACTTATGCCGAGTTGATCCGCCGTTATGCCTCGGAGCAAGTGCGCAACGCCGCAACCATCGGCGGGAATATCGCGAACGGCTCGCCGATCGGCGACAATCCACCCGCGCTGATTGCCATGGGTGCGCAACTCCAGCTCAGGCAGGGCGATGCGCGGCGCAGCCTCGCCCTCGAGGACTTTTTCATCGATTACGGCAAACAGGACCGCAGAAACGGTGAGTTCGTGGAAGCCGTCTTGATCCCCAAAACAGTGCCCGACTTCAAGTGCTACAAAATCTCCAAGCGCTTCGATCAGGATATCTCGGCTGTCCTTGGATGTTTCAACGTGACGGTGGAAAACGGCACCGTGACCGCGGCGCGGATCGCCTTTGGCGGAATGGCCGCAACTCCGAAACTTGCAACCCATGCAATGCAAGCGATGGTGGGCGAGACATGGTCCACGGACACGATCAACCGCGCCAAAGCCGCCATGGAAAAAGACTTCCGTCCGATCAGCGATATGCGAGCAAGCGCGGGGTATCGACTTGAGGTCGCAAAATCCCTCTTCGACCGCTATTTCGCCGAGCGGGCGGGACAGGTAGTCAATGTTCTGGAGGTCCGCGCATGA
- the xdhB gene encoding xanthine dehydrogenase molybdopterin binding subunit, which yields MSVHRSSPHDSAPLHVTGAARYVDDIPLPRGALHLAFGLSTIAKGKITDMDLSSVRTAQGVVAVLTAEDLPFANDVSPGAHDEPLLSDGTVHYHGQPLFLVVAESHLLARKAARLGKITYTEETPILTIKEALAADSRFEDGPRVWSKGDSRTAIKSAPNRISGRITMGGQEHFYLEGQAALALPQDNGDMEIHSSTQHPTEIQHKVAEALGIPFHGVRVETRRMGGGFGGKESQGNALAVACAIAARLTGRACKMRYDRDDDMVITGKRHDFEIDYEVGFDQSGRILGIEFDQKTRGGWALDLTLPVADRAMLHSDNAYLLDHVTITSHRLKTNTASATAFRGFGGPQGVLGIERVMDHIAHTLGADPVDVRRINYYAPMQANPAAANPVNTTPYGMEVTDFILGEMTENFLASAAYAERRREIDAWNAAQPILKKGLGFSPVKFGISFTLTHLNQAGALVHVYADGSIRINHGGTEMGQGLFQKVAQVAAQTFGVDQAAIKITATDTAKVPNTSATAASSGSDLNGMAVKIACDTIKDRMAEVAAQVLDCTSAELRFEGGHVHGPSKSLLFAELAALAYQSRVSLSSTGFYKTPDLSWDRIAGKGRPFFYFAQGLALTEVVIDTLTGENRILRADILHDAGASLNPALDIGQVEGGYVQGAGWLTTEELVWDDKGRLRTHAPSTYKIPACSDRPDVFNVDLWDAPNPMATIYRSKAVGEPPFMHGISAFLALSDAISACGPKYPMLDAPATPERILAAIKRARDEL from the coding sequence ATGAGTGTCCATCGTTCCTCCCCCCATGACAGCGCACCTCTCCACGTCACAGGCGCCGCGCGCTATGTCGATGATATCCCGCTTCCGCGTGGCGCGCTTCACCTCGCATTCGGTCTATCGACCATCGCTAAGGGCAAGATCACCGACATGGACCTTTCCTCGGTCCGCACTGCTCAAGGGGTCGTTGCCGTTCTGACGGCAGAGGATCTTCCCTTTGCCAATGACGTCTCCCCCGGAGCGCATGACGAGCCGCTTCTGAGCGACGGGACAGTCCATTATCACGGCCAGCCGCTTTTCCTCGTCGTTGCCGAAAGCCATCTGCTCGCACGCAAAGCCGCACGGCTGGGGAAAATCACATATACCGAGGAAACGCCGATCCTCACGATCAAAGAAGCATTGGCCGCAGATAGTCGTTTCGAGGACGGTCCCCGTGTCTGGAGCAAGGGGGATAGTCGAACGGCAATCAAATCCGCGCCGAACCGGATCTCGGGCCGGATCACGATGGGCGGGCAAGAGCATTTCTACCTTGAGGGTCAAGCTGCGCTGGCATTGCCGCAGGATAACGGGGATATGGAAATCCATTCTTCGACCCAGCACCCGACCGAAATCCAACACAAGGTGGCCGAAGCTCTGGGCATTCCGTTTCACGGTGTGCGGGTTGAAACGCGGCGAATGGGGGGCGGTTTCGGCGGCAAGGAAAGCCAAGGCAACGCACTTGCCGTGGCCTGCGCCATCGCCGCAAGACTGACGGGGCGCGCCTGCAAGATGCGCTATGACCGCGATGACGACATGGTGATCACGGGCAAGCGGCACGACTTCGAAATCGACTACGAGGTGGGGTTCGACCAGAGTGGCCGCATTCTCGGGATCGAGTTCGACCAGAAGACCCGTGGCGGCTGGGCGCTTGATCTGACGCTTCCTGTGGCGGATCGCGCGATGCTTCATTCCGACAACGCCTATTTGCTGGATCACGTCACGATCACATCGCATCGGCTCAAGACCAACACCGCCTCGGCAACGGCGTTTCGCGGGTTCGGCGGCCCCCAAGGCGTGCTCGGGATCGAACGGGTGATGGATCATATCGCCCATACGCTTGGGGCTGATCCCGTCGACGTGCGGCGGATCAACTATTACGCACCGATGCAGGCGAACCCCGCCGCGGCGAACCCCGTCAATACGACGCCCTACGGGATGGAAGTCACTGACTTTATTCTGGGCGAAATGACCGAAAACTTCCTCGCAAGTGCGGCCTATGCCGAAAGACGTCGAGAGATCGATGCTTGGAACGCCGCGCAGCCTATTCTGAAAAAAGGGCTCGGGTTCTCGCCGGTCAAATTCGGTATCTCGTTCACGCTTACCCATCTCAACCAAGCGGGTGCCTTGGTGCACGTTTATGCCGACGGTTCCATAAGGATCAACCACGGTGGAACCGAGATGGGCCAAGGACTGTTCCAGAAAGTCGCGCAAGTCGCGGCCCAGACCTTTGGCGTGGATCAGGCCGCAATCAAGATCACCGCAACCGACACGGCCAAGGTCCCCAACACCTCGGCGACGGCTGCCTCTTCGGGTTCCGACCTCAATGGAATGGCCGTCAAAATCGCCTGCGATACGATCAAGGACCGTATGGCAGAAGTCGCGGCACAGGTCCTTGATTGCACCTCCGCAGAGCTACGCTTCGAAGGCGGGCACGTGCACGGCCCGTCCAAATCGCTGCTCTTTGCCGAGCTTGCGGCGCTGGCGTATCAGTCACGCGTCAGCCTATCGTCCACGGGGTTTTACAAGACCCCCGACCTCAGCTGGGACCGCATCGCAGGCAAAGGCCGACCGTTTTTCTATTTTGCCCAAGGTCTTGCGCTTACCGAAGTGGTGATCGACACCCTGACAGGAGAAAACCGCATTCTGCGCGCGGATATTCTCCATGACGCAGGCGCGTCGCTGAACCCCGCGCTTGATATCGGACAGGTCGAAGGCGGCTATGTGCAGGGCGCAGGATGGCTCACCACCGAAGAGCTTGTCTGGGACGACAAAGGAAGGCTGCGCACCCACGCGCCCTCGACCTACAAAATCCCTGCCTGCTCCGACCGTCCCGACGTCTTTAACGTCGATCTTTGGGATGCACCGAACCCGATGGCAACGATCTATCGGTCAAAAGCGGTCGGCGAGCCCCCTTTCATGCATGGGATCTCGGCGTTCTTGGCCCTTTCGGACGCGATTTCCGCATGCGGGCCGAAATACCCGATGCTCGATGCGCCCGCGACACCCGAACGCATTCTTGCCGCCATCAAGAGGGCCCGAGATGAGCTTTGA
- the xdhC gene encoding xanthine dehydrogenase accessory protein XdhC: MSFDRRALRRHLQSGPTVRVLITASAGSTPREAGVSMLVQHDRIIGTIGGGALEQEAIALARDILETGKAQSRTFPLGPSLGQCCGGSVTLVWERLTSEDCKGDGPFVRRIDGPANPPEAVARRAALIRKGALPLMIEGWLIEAETPARRPLWIWGAGHVGRALVQVLSPLEIFDITWIDTDQIRFPVQVPPEVETVAAQEPERLVAFAPKSAEHIILTYSHALDLALCNALLAHGFERTGLIGSATKWARFSKRLGEMGHSPAKIARIDCPIGNPSLGKHPQAIAVGVATQMLTQSSKLARQKGETG; encoded by the coding sequence ATGAGCTTTGATCGCAGAGCACTTCGCCGCCATCTCCAAAGCGGACCCACCGTGCGGGTGCTGATCACCGCATCGGCGGGATCAACACCGCGGGAAGCGGGCGTATCGATGCTCGTGCAACACGACAGGATAATCGGCACGATCGGCGGCGGTGCGCTCGAACAAGAGGCCATCGCGCTGGCGCGAGACATTCTGGAAACAGGCAAGGCACAGAGCCGGACCTTCCCGCTTGGTCCGTCACTCGGCCAATGTTGCGGCGGCTCGGTCACTCTGGTGTGGGAACGCTTGACGAGCGAGGACTGCAAAGGGGATGGGCCGTTCGTGCGGCGGATCGATGGTCCTGCAAATCCCCCCGAAGCCGTCGCGCGCCGCGCCGCCCTGATCCGCAAAGGCGCGCTTCCCCTGATGATCGAAGGCTGGCTGATCGAAGCCGAAACGCCTGCGCGGCGTCCACTTTGGATTTGGGGCGCGGGGCATGTGGGTCGCGCCTTGGTTCAGGTCCTCTCGCCGCTCGAGATTTTCGACATCACGTGGATCGACACGGATCAAATCCGCTTTCCCGTCCAAGTTCCCCCCGAGGTGGAAACCGTAGCGGCTCAAGAGCCCGAGCGGCTTGTCGCTTTTGCCCCGAAGTCGGCCGAACATATCATACTGACCTATAGTCACGCGCTTGATCTTGCTCTGTGCAATGCGCTCTTGGCGCATGGTTTCGAGCGCACAGGCTTGATCGGGTCTGCGACAAAATGGGCCCGTTTCAGCAAAAGACTTGGAGAAATGGGCCATTCCCCTGCGAAAATCGCTAGAATTGATTGCCCGATCGGCAATCCAAGTCTTGGCAAACACCCCCAAGCCATTGCAGTTGGAGTGGCAACACAAATGCTGACGCAAAGCAGCAAGCTTGCGCGACAAAAGGGAGAGACAGGGTGA
- a CDS encoding ABC transporter ATP-binding protein — protein MREKLLELKGLTKAYPGVVANSDVTFTIGKGEIHALLGENGAGKSTLVKTIYGLVKPDKGTMLLDGAEFRPAEPKAARASGIGMVFQHFSLFDALNVAENIALGMENPPPFSELSSRIKSVSETYGLPLDPARIVGDLSAGERQRVEIIRCLLQDPRLLIMDEPTSVLTPQEVATLFDTLRLLSSKGTAILYISHKLEEIRTLCEHATILRLGKVVGTCDPRETSARDMAEMMVGSKLHTPTNAGKKAGEILLELNGLSAPAPHRFGTALKAISLSVRSGEIVGIGGVAGNGQDELVAALSGEMGTGAQMIFLDGRDIGAASPNERRALGLCAAPEERNGHAAAPDMTLTENALLTARTRKQLTKNGFVDWDKAREFARDVIAAFDVRTPGPENAARSLSGGNLQKFVIGREIMQKPRVLVVNQPTWGVDASAAASIRQALLDLAAEGAAVVCISQDLDELMEISDRFAALNGGELAAPRPTEGLTVETIGLMLGGAHDMEPAHV, from the coding sequence GTGAGGGAAAAGCTGCTCGAGCTCAAAGGCTTGACCAAAGCCTATCCGGGGGTCGTTGCGAACTCGGATGTGACCTTTACCATCGGCAAAGGCGAGATCCACGCGCTGCTGGGTGAAAACGGAGCGGGTAAATCGACGCTGGTCAAAACGATCTACGGGCTCGTCAAACCTGACAAGGGGACGATGCTTCTGGACGGTGCCGAGTTCCGTCCCGCCGAACCCAAAGCCGCCCGCGCAAGCGGCATCGGCATGGTCTTCCAGCATTTCTCGCTTTTCGACGCGCTCAATGTGGCCGAGAATATTGCGCTCGGAATGGAAAACCCACCACCGTTTTCTGAGCTATCGTCACGCATCAAATCCGTTTCGGAAACCTATGGACTTCCTCTTGATCCTGCGCGGATCGTCGGCGACCTGTCGGCAGGCGAGCGCCAACGGGTCGAGATCATCCGCTGCCTTCTCCAAGACCCGCGTCTTTTGATCATGGACGAGCCGACGTCGGTTCTCACCCCGCAAGAGGTCGCCACGCTTTTCGACACCTTGAGGCTCCTATCGAGCAAGGGGACCGCGATCCTCTATATCTCGCACAAGCTTGAAGAGATCCGCACCCTGTGCGAGCACGCCACGATCCTGCGCTTGGGCAAAGTGGTCGGAACTTGCGACCCGCGCGAAACATCTGCCCGCGATATGGCCGAGATGATGGTCGGGAGCAAACTTCACACCCCCACCAATGCAGGCAAAAAGGCGGGCGAGATTCTGCTTGAACTCAATGGGCTGAGTGCCCCTGCCCCCCATCGGTTCGGCACAGCGCTCAAGGCCATCTCGCTTTCGGTGCGGTCGGGTGAAATCGTCGGCATCGGCGGTGTCGCGGGCAACGGCCAAGACGAGCTTGTCGCCGCGCTTTCGGGGGAAATGGGAACCGGTGCCCAGATGATCTTTCTTGACGGCAGGGACATCGGCGCAGCGTCTCCGAACGAAAGGCGCGCCTTGGGCCTTTGCGCCGCGCCCGAAGAGCGGAACGGCCATGCGGCAGCCCCCGATATGACATTGACCGAAAATGCCCTTTTGACCGCGCGCACCCGCAAGCAGTTGACCAAGAACGGTTTTGTCGATTGGGACAAGGCACGGGAATTTGCGCGCGATGTCATCGCGGCCTTTGACGTTAGGACGCCGGGCCCCGAAAACGCTGCACGCTCGCTGTCGGGCGGCAACCTACAGAAATTCGTGATAGGTCGCGAAATCATGCAAAAACCGCGAGTGCTCGTCGTGAACCAGCCGACTTGGGGTGTTGACGCCTCGGCTGCGGCTTCGATCCGCCAAGCGCTCCTTGATCTGGCGGCCGAAGGGGCGGCGGTCGTGTGTATTTCACAGGACCTCGACGAGCTGATGGAAATATCCGACCGTTTTGCCGCGCTGAACGGGGGAGAGCTTGCCGCACCGCGCCCGACCGAGGGACTTACGGTGGAAACCATCGGACTGATGCTGGGCGGCGCCCACGATATGGAGCCTGCCCATGTTTAA